A window of the Anoplolepis gracilipes chromosome 11, ASM4749672v1, whole genome shotgun sequence genome harbors these coding sequences:
- the LOC140671041 gene encoding uncharacterized protein isoform X2: MNVDVRFAVTCFLLIALITLTSGQLSMKEHRTQAASEKANDLWCYQCFTMDDGEKCINLTGNTGNSSTFRHKCTDDKRTCMVKRFSYTLSTENSTSQSQTWSVERNCTNKCEPGCIVIGERTKLYACTACCETDMCNNGTGTANDLTIKETDFLLALVLQAILTVIMYPS, from the exons ATGAACGTAGACGTACGCTTCGCTGTCACGTGCTTTCTGCTTATCGCGCTGATAACCCTCACGAGTG GTCAGTTATCGATGAAAGAGCATCGAACTCAAGCGGCTTCCGAAAAAGCTAACGATCTATGGTGCTACCAGTGCTTTACTATGGACGATGGTGAGAAGTGTATCAATCTCACTGGCAATACCGGTAATTCCAGCACCTTCAGGCATAAGTGCACAGATGATAAAAGAACGTGCATG GTGAAACGCTTTTCCTATACCTTGAGCACCGAGAACTCGACCTCCCAATCGCAAACGTGGTCCGTGGAAAGGAATTGCACGAACAAGTGCGAGCCAGGATGCATCGTAATCGGGGAACGCACTAAGCTCTACGCCTGTACCGCCTGTTGCGAGACCGATATGTGCAACAACGGTACTGGCACCGCCAACGACCTAACTATCAAAGAAACTGACTTTCTGCTAGCTCTTGTGCTGCAGGCTATCTTGACCGTTATCATGTACCCATCGTGA
- the LOC140671053 gene encoding uncharacterized protein encodes MHASGSSVAILLLHISISMTYPTRTTTTTMTKTTTEVVQEINAPKKCCVADYAFNENLECIHVKPDKVNYTTHNVWQTISSEHPQQIVTVLASVSGLSCRGEDAGADTNGHPLRGYAAFLAPKDYCIENMINGTTVLVKCAEMTLGKESWTERMMVMKTTTIVTVTTITTINMVPNMTKEDKEEIIPHNNDLRTVVFWGAQTYMDTNLVHVILCSIVVVVYLSVPQLGKKIYNRAILRHNVCLLLQGCILMFLGLCELCECPMSDDIAIFLWIVLQYFTNATVFWLNVICFDMTLSITRFRWMVGSGQQTSEEENKRLLLYGLFAWGGALIPAIFAFILEFCPGIPDDFPLKPNYHRYRGGPNFVVNIYFFGIPLLTLFWNNVLFVFTTYKIIRIQQSTEIATRNNTNALRKKYFLFLQLYLLMGAPWFFGLLFACLNKLVLLKICRMIWPILWLLMLATHKKMRQELVNKLRYIKKKRETTAINS; translated from the coding sequence ATGCACGCGTCGGGATCGTCCGTCGCGATTCTCCTGCTACATATTTCGATCAGCATGACCTACCCGACgagaacgacgacgacgacgatgacgaaaACAACGACGGAAGTCGTACAGGAAATAAACGCGCCGAAAAAGTGCTGCGTTGCCGACTACGCGTTTAATGAGAATCTCGAATGCATCCACGTGAAACCGGACAAGGTCAACTATACCACGCACAATGTCTGGCAAACGATATCGTCCGAGCATCCCCAACAGATTGTTACAGTACTTGCGTCCGTGTCTGGCTTGAGCTGCCGCGGCGAAGACGCCGGCGCCGACACGAACGGTCATCCCCTGCGCGGCTACGCGGCGTTCCTCGCGCCGAAAGATTATTGTATCGAGAATATGATCAATGGCACGACAGTGCTCGTCAAGTGCGCGGAAATGACTCTGGGCAAAGAAAGTTGGACGGAAAGGATGATGGTGATGAAGACCACGACGATCGTCACCGTAACAACCATCACCACCATCAATATGGTTCCGAATATGACAAAGGAAGATAAAGAAGAGATCATTCCCCACAATAATGATTTAAGAACGGTCGTTTTCTGGGGCGCGCAGACCTATATGGATACCAACTTGGTCCATGTAATCCTCTGCagcatcgtcgtcgtcgtgtaCTTGTCCGTTCCACAACTGGGCAAGAAAATCTATAATCGCGCGATACTGCGTCACAACGTCTGTCTGTTGCTGCAGGGATGCATTCTGATGTTCCTCGGTCTCTGCGAGCTATGCGAGTGTCCGATGAGCGATGACATCGCCATTTTTCTATGGATAGTGTTGCAGTACTTCACGAACGCCACTGTGTTCTGGCTCAACGTAATTTGCTTCGACATGACTCTGTCGATTACGCGGTTTCGTTGGATGGTAGGATCCGGTCAGCAGACCAGCGAGGAGGAGAACAAACGACTTCTTCTGTACGGCCTTTTTGCCTGGGGCGGCGCGCTCATCCCTGCCATTTTTGCCTTCATCTTGGAATTTTGCCCCGGAATTCCGGACGATTTTCCATTGAAACCGAATTATCATCGGTACCGCGGCGGGCCAAACTTTGTGGTAAACATCTACTTCTTCGGCATACCGCTGTTGACGCTCTTCTGGAATAACGTGCTGTTCGTGTTCACCACGTATAAGATTATACGAATACAGCAGAGCACCGAGATAGCGACGAGAAATAATACCAACGCCCTCAGGAAGAAATACTTCCTCTTCCTGCAGCTGTACCTGCTGATGGGCGCGCCCTGGTTCTTCGGTCTACTCTTCGCTTGCCTGAACAAGCTCGTCTTGCTCAAGATATGCCGGATGATATGGCCGATACTGTGGCTTCTGATGCTCGCCACCCATAAGAAAATGCGGCAGGAACTCGTAAACAAGTTGCGGTACAtcaagaagaaaagagaaactaCTGCGATAAATTCGTAA
- the LOC140671041 gene encoding uncharacterized protein isoform X1, whose product MNVDVRFAVTCFLLIALITLTSAGQLSMKEHRTQAASEKANDLWCYQCFTMDDGEKCINLTGNTGNSSTFRHKCTDDKRTCMVKRFSYTLSTENSTSQSQTWSVERNCTNKCEPGCIVIGERTKLYACTACCETDMCNNGTGTANDLTIKETDFLLALVLQAILTVIMYPS is encoded by the exons ATGAACGTAGACGTACGCTTCGCTGTCACGTGCTTTCTGCTTATCGCGCTGATAACCCTCACGAGTG CAGGTCAGTTATCGATGAAAGAGCATCGAACTCAAGCGGCTTCCGAAAAAGCTAACGATCTATGGTGCTACCAGTGCTTTACTATGGACGATGGTGAGAAGTGTATCAATCTCACTGGCAATACCGGTAATTCCAGCACCTTCAGGCATAAGTGCACAGATGATAAAAGAACGTGCATG GTGAAACGCTTTTCCTATACCTTGAGCACCGAGAACTCGACCTCCCAATCGCAAACGTGGTCCGTGGAAAGGAATTGCACGAACAAGTGCGAGCCAGGATGCATCGTAATCGGGGAACGCACTAAGCTCTACGCCTGTACCGCCTGTTGCGAGACCGATATGTGCAACAACGGTACTGGCACCGCCAACGACCTAACTATCAAAGAAACTGACTTTCTGCTAGCTCTTGTGCTGCAGGCTATCTTGACCGTTATCATGTACCCATCGTGA